One stretch of Narcine bancroftii isolate sNarBan1 chromosome 8, sNarBan1.hap1, whole genome shotgun sequence DNA includes these proteins:
- the LOC138741595 gene encoding uncharacterized protein isoform X2, giving the protein MDQLGSMSSNGGSGNDIQTREQGSSKRQRRRAQNFTDNDLQTLLNEIQPRRDRLLGVHGRKPQKSISRAMWREVAVALNATSPTSRTADQCRKKFNDLTRAGKEKLVHNVRERPECRGCNPNIKELTPYEEQAVELLGRQCGLAVVADGEIGVTVQATEPLQQWGAEDDEDDEDDEEEEEKLCFYIDYEEEEEEKGETKPDRESLHLDPSPCSTAPIPSVSTPSSVAFPLPCSSSDAGIRAQLDSVCEEDAQADSQDTRDPENWATGEEGPASQQRPRRRMPPASEPWDSELAGTQPKRRVFNEHLQYLQPLRSVFEDVQHLTAVTLESTTLICSSIKEAFTSLQTSMEHVAASLESAAHLHLRNVQEPAHTPSEAQSAALALIGERIDGTLHAGFQTLGAELQTAISKGFQELIAAIKPTIPLVNGNTGSEPSATEINLPGMASCQDSISWQTSSLPPLCTRPTDFRRRCPATQAGGQEMQPAVAPCQEQAALRGGPPQSHEPFIAQEQPITYCDTQVASRRNCRMGEKKSYLTSPGKHCVRRK; this is encoded by the exons TCACTGACAATGACCTACAAACACTTCTGAATGAGATACAGCCAAGGAGAGACAGACTGCTGGGCGTGCATGGAAGAAAGCCACAAAAATCAATCTCACGTGCCATGTGGAGAGAGGTGGCAGTGGCACTGAATGCCACCTCTCCAACCTCAAGGACGGCAGACCAGTGTCGAAAGAAGTTCAATGACCTGACCAGGGCAGGCAAG GAAAAGCTCGTGCACAATGTGCGTGAAAGACCGGAATGCAGAGGGTGCAACCCCAACATTAAAGAGCTCACCCCTTACGAAGAGCAGGCTGTGGAGCTGCTGGGTAGACAGTGTGGTCTCGCAGTGGTGGCAGACGGTGAGATTGGTGTGACAGTGCAGGCCACAG AGCCTTTGCAGCAGTGGGGGGCAGAAGACGATGAGGACGATGAGGAcgacgaggaggaggaggagaaactTTGCTTCTATATTGActatgaggaggaggaggaggagaagggtgaAACCAAACCAGATCGTGAGTCCTTGCATCTTGATCCCTCTCCTTGTTCCACTGCTCCAATTCCGTCAGTCTCAACCCCCTCGAGCGTGGCTTTCCCGCTCCCCTGCTCCAGCTCTGATGCCGGCATCAGGGCCCAGTTGGACAGCGTCTGTGAGGAGGATGCTCAGGCTGACTCTCAGGACACCAGGGATCCGGAAAACTGGGCAACGGGTGAGGAGGGGCCAGCTTCCCAGCAGAGGCCGAGGAGAAGGATGCCTCCTGCCTCGGAGCCGTGGGATTCCGAGCTCGCAGGGACCCAGCCAAAGAGGAGGGTGTTCAATGAGCATCTTCAATACCTGCAGCCCCTGCGGTCGGTCTTTGAAGATGTGCAGCACCTGACAGCTGTGACACTGGAGTCCACGACCCTCATCTGCAGCAGTATCAAGGAAGCGTTCACTTCTCTGCAGACTTCAATGGAGCACGTGGCAGCTTCACTGGAATCTGCAGCACACCTTCACCTCCGAAATGTCCAGGAACCAGCCCACACTCCCTCTGAAGCACAAAGTGCTGCCCTGGCCCTGATAGGGGAGAGAATAGATGGCACTCTCCACGCTGGCTTTCAGACGCTGGGGGCAGAGTTACAGACTGCTATCTCCAAGGGCTTTCAGGAGCTGATTGCTGCCATTAAACCCACCATCCCTCTGGTCAATGGGAATACAGGTTCAGAGCCCAGTGCAACTGAGATTAACCTGCCCGGTATGGCCAGTTGTCAGGACAGCATCTCGTGGCAGACCTCCAGCCTGCCTCCCCTCTGTACCAGACCAACAGATTTCAGAAGGCGATGCCCAGCCACCCAGGCAGGAGGCCAAGAGATGCAGCCAGCAGTAGCTCCCTGCCAGGAGCAGGCAGCCCTCAGAGGAGGACCACCCCAGTCTCACGAACCATTCATTGCCCAGGAACAGCCAATCACCTACTGCGACACGCAGGTCGCATCCAGGAGAAACTGTAGGATGGGAGAAAAGAAATCCTACTTAACGTCTCCAGGGAAGCACTGTGTGAGAAGAAAGTAG
- the LOC138741595 gene encoding uncharacterized protein isoform X1 — protein sequence MEILATFSQLTNCLKSAEHLNNMSSNGGSGNDIQTREQGSSKRQRRRAQNFTDNDLQTLLNEIQPRRDRLLGVHGRKPQKSISRAMWREVAVALNATSPTSRTADQCRKKFNDLTRAGKEKLVHNVRERPECRGCNPNIKELTPYEEQAVELLGRQCGLAVVADGEIGVTVQATEPLQQWGAEDDEDDEDDEEEEEKLCFYIDYEEEEEEKGETKPDRESLHLDPSPCSTAPIPSVSTPSSVAFPLPCSSSDAGIRAQLDSVCEEDAQADSQDTRDPENWATGEEGPASQQRPRRRMPPASEPWDSELAGTQPKRRVFNEHLQYLQPLRSVFEDVQHLTAVTLESTTLICSSIKEAFTSLQTSMEHVAASLESAAHLHLRNVQEPAHTPSEAQSAALALIGERIDGTLHAGFQTLGAELQTAISKGFQELIAAIKPTIPLVNGNTGSEPSATEINLPGMASCQDSISWQTSSLPPLCTRPTDFRRRCPATQAGGQEMQPAVAPCQEQAALRGGPPQSHEPFIAQEQPITYCDTQVASRRNCRMGEKKSYLTSPGKHCVRRK from the exons TCACTGACAATGACCTACAAACACTTCTGAATGAGATACAGCCAAGGAGAGACAGACTGCTGGGCGTGCATGGAAGAAAGCCACAAAAATCAATCTCACGTGCCATGTGGAGAGAGGTGGCAGTGGCACTGAATGCCACCTCTCCAACCTCAAGGACGGCAGACCAGTGTCGAAAGAAGTTCAATGACCTGACCAGGGCAGGCAAG GAAAAGCTCGTGCACAATGTGCGTGAAAGACCGGAATGCAGAGGGTGCAACCCCAACATTAAAGAGCTCACCCCTTACGAAGAGCAGGCTGTGGAGCTGCTGGGTAGACAGTGTGGTCTCGCAGTGGTGGCAGACGGTGAGATTGGTGTGACAGTGCAGGCCACAG AGCCTTTGCAGCAGTGGGGGGCAGAAGACGATGAGGACGATGAGGAcgacgaggaggaggaggagaaactTTGCTTCTATATTGActatgaggaggaggaggaggagaagggtgaAACCAAACCAGATCGTGAGTCCTTGCATCTTGATCCCTCTCCTTGTTCCACTGCTCCAATTCCGTCAGTCTCAACCCCCTCGAGCGTGGCTTTCCCGCTCCCCTGCTCCAGCTCTGATGCCGGCATCAGGGCCCAGTTGGACAGCGTCTGTGAGGAGGATGCTCAGGCTGACTCTCAGGACACCAGGGATCCGGAAAACTGGGCAACGGGTGAGGAGGGGCCAGCTTCCCAGCAGAGGCCGAGGAGAAGGATGCCTCCTGCCTCGGAGCCGTGGGATTCCGAGCTCGCAGGGACCCAGCCAAAGAGGAGGGTGTTCAATGAGCATCTTCAATACCTGCAGCCCCTGCGGTCGGTCTTTGAAGATGTGCAGCACCTGACAGCTGTGACACTGGAGTCCACGACCCTCATCTGCAGCAGTATCAAGGAAGCGTTCACTTCTCTGCAGACTTCAATGGAGCACGTGGCAGCTTCACTGGAATCTGCAGCACACCTTCACCTCCGAAATGTCCAGGAACCAGCCCACACTCCCTCTGAAGCACAAAGTGCTGCCCTGGCCCTGATAGGGGAGAGAATAGATGGCACTCTCCACGCTGGCTTTCAGACGCTGGGGGCAGAGTTACAGACTGCTATCTCCAAGGGCTTTCAGGAGCTGATTGCTGCCATTAAACCCACCATCCCTCTGGTCAATGGGAATACAGGTTCAGAGCCCAGTGCAACTGAGATTAACCTGCCCGGTATGGCCAGTTGTCAGGACAGCATCTCGTGGCAGACCTCCAGCCTGCCTCCCCTCTGTACCAGACCAACAGATTTCAGAAGGCGATGCCCAGCCACCCAGGCAGGAGGCCAAGAGATGCAGCCAGCAGTAGCTCCCTGCCAGGAGCAGGCAGCCCTCAGAGGAGGACCACCCCAGTCTCACGAACCATTCATTGCCCAGGAACAGCCAATCACCTACTGCGACACGCAGGTCGCATCCAGGAGAAACTGTAGGATGGGAGAAAAGAAATCCTACTTAACGTCTCCAGGGAAGCACTGTGTGAGAAGAAAGTAG
- the LOC138741595 gene encoding uncharacterized protein isoform X3, translating to MSSNGGSGNDIQTREQGSSKRQRRRAQNFTDNDLQTLLNEIQPRRDRLLGVHGRKPQKSISRAMWREVAVALNATSPTSRTADQCRKKFNDLTRAGKEKLVHNVRERPECRGCNPNIKELTPYEEQAVELLGRQCGLAVVADGEIGVTVQATEPLQQWGAEDDEDDEDDEEEEEKLCFYIDYEEEEEEKGETKPDRESLHLDPSPCSTAPIPSVSTPSSVAFPLPCSSSDAGIRAQLDSVCEEDAQADSQDTRDPENWATGEEGPASQQRPRRRMPPASEPWDSELAGTQPKRRVFNEHLQYLQPLRSVFEDVQHLTAVTLESTTLICSSIKEAFTSLQTSMEHVAASLESAAHLHLRNVQEPAHTPSEAQSAALALIGERIDGTLHAGFQTLGAELQTAISKGFQELIAAIKPTIPLVNGNTGSEPSATEINLPGMASCQDSISWQTSSLPPLCTRPTDFRRRCPATQAGGQEMQPAVAPCQEQAALRGGPPQSHEPFIAQEQPITYCDTQVASRRNCRMGEKKSYLTSPGKHCVRRK from the exons TCACTGACAATGACCTACAAACACTTCTGAATGAGATACAGCCAAGGAGAGACAGACTGCTGGGCGTGCATGGAAGAAAGCCACAAAAATCAATCTCACGTGCCATGTGGAGAGAGGTGGCAGTGGCACTGAATGCCACCTCTCCAACCTCAAGGACGGCAGACCAGTGTCGAAAGAAGTTCAATGACCTGACCAGGGCAGGCAAG GAAAAGCTCGTGCACAATGTGCGTGAAAGACCGGAATGCAGAGGGTGCAACCCCAACATTAAAGAGCTCACCCCTTACGAAGAGCAGGCTGTGGAGCTGCTGGGTAGACAGTGTGGTCTCGCAGTGGTGGCAGACGGTGAGATTGGTGTGACAGTGCAGGCCACAG AGCCTTTGCAGCAGTGGGGGGCAGAAGACGATGAGGACGATGAGGAcgacgaggaggaggaggagaaactTTGCTTCTATATTGActatgaggaggaggaggaggagaagggtgaAACCAAACCAGATCGTGAGTCCTTGCATCTTGATCCCTCTCCTTGTTCCACTGCTCCAATTCCGTCAGTCTCAACCCCCTCGAGCGTGGCTTTCCCGCTCCCCTGCTCCAGCTCTGATGCCGGCATCAGGGCCCAGTTGGACAGCGTCTGTGAGGAGGATGCTCAGGCTGACTCTCAGGACACCAGGGATCCGGAAAACTGGGCAACGGGTGAGGAGGGGCCAGCTTCCCAGCAGAGGCCGAGGAGAAGGATGCCTCCTGCCTCGGAGCCGTGGGATTCCGAGCTCGCAGGGACCCAGCCAAAGAGGAGGGTGTTCAATGAGCATCTTCAATACCTGCAGCCCCTGCGGTCGGTCTTTGAAGATGTGCAGCACCTGACAGCTGTGACACTGGAGTCCACGACCCTCATCTGCAGCAGTATCAAGGAAGCGTTCACTTCTCTGCAGACTTCAATGGAGCACGTGGCAGCTTCACTGGAATCTGCAGCACACCTTCACCTCCGAAATGTCCAGGAACCAGCCCACACTCCCTCTGAAGCACAAAGTGCTGCCCTGGCCCTGATAGGGGAGAGAATAGATGGCACTCTCCACGCTGGCTTTCAGACGCTGGGGGCAGAGTTACAGACTGCTATCTCCAAGGGCTTTCAGGAGCTGATTGCTGCCATTAAACCCACCATCCCTCTGGTCAATGGGAATACAGGTTCAGAGCCCAGTGCAACTGAGATTAACCTGCCCGGTATGGCCAGTTGTCAGGACAGCATCTCGTGGCAGACCTCCAGCCTGCCTCCCCTCTGTACCAGACCAACAGATTTCAGAAGGCGATGCCCAGCCACCCAGGCAGGAGGCCAAGAGATGCAGCCAGCAGTAGCTCCCTGCCAGGAGCAGGCAGCCCTCAGAGGAGGACCACCCCAGTCTCACGAACCATTCATTGCCCAGGAACAGCCAATCACCTACTGCGACACGCAGGTCGCATCCAGGAGAAACTGTAGGATGGGAGAAAAGAAATCCTACTTAACGTCTCCAGGGAAGCACTGTGTGAGAAGAAAGTAG